In the genome of Cryptomeria japonica chromosome 8, Sugi_1.0, whole genome shotgun sequence, one region contains:
- the LOC131857440 gene encoding receptor-like protein 7 — MAPMMKLVLLAVIPLLLRFCCGCIEREREALLHIKDAFSDRSYFFPWEKGTDCCDWQGISCNNTTHHVAGFALSLLNAAGQTEGGIIWQSLCTLTFLETIDLSSNRISGTLPPCLGNLSSLKHLDLSSNMLSGNIPLSFASMSSLTHLDLSNNMFSGNIPSSFANMSSLTYLGISNNRLSGNIPLSFANTSSLYFLFLNNNNLQGETFLSTICMLTSLRAVELSYNHLNGSLPSCIASLPSLTYLFLSKNHLSGNIPDSLGNISSLTNFDVSYNALSGSVPASLGGLYSLETLDLSYNQLNGTLPSFSRLSSLYYLAAEGNVFASSALPASLSTLHLTLDGHQIISEAFFHNLSKLKDLSLYNCELNISATWIPPFQLFSLYITSCKIDGQVPSWISTQFLLEDLQLADNNLVGEIPSWLMDMNLQYINLTENHLQGRLLLNHSTSKSLYTLDVSHNALSGQLPSIWLPGIAILLLNHNFLTGNIPASLQFSSSLNVLDLANNHLSGIIPPSLANCSQLQMLNLEDNNLGGMIPYEFGELRKLQSLLIKNNQLNGSFPPSISNCTELYFLDVGQNLLKGHIPKSIGNLSRLKVLAMRKNNFEGSIPAEIGQLKHLQILDLSSNRLSGSIPRSIFSLQAMISEPHREFSMM, encoded by the coding sequence ATGGCACCGATGATGAAGTTAGTTTTGCTGGCTGTTATTCCCCTCCTTCTACGATTCTGCTGTGGATGTATCGAAAGGGAAAGGGAAGCTCTTCTTCACATTAAAGACGCCTTTTCTGATCGCTCTTATTTTTTTCCGTGGGAGAAGGGAACAGATTGTTGCGACTGGCAAGGCATATCCTGTAATAACACCACGCATCATGTAGCTGGTTTTGCTCTGAGCCTACTTAATGCTGCGGGCCAAACTGAAGGAGGTATCATTTGGCAGAGCTTGTGCACCCTCACTTTTCTTGAAACCATAGACTTATCTTCCAATAGAATATCAGGTACTCTTCCTCCCTGCTTGGGAAACCTCTCTTCTCTCAAACACCTGGATTTAAGCAGTAATATGTTGAGTGGGAACATTCCATTGTCCTTTGCAAGCATGTCTTCTCTCACACACTTGGATTTAAGCAATAATATGTTCAGTGGGAACATTCCATCGTCCTTTGCAAATATGTCTTCTCTCACTTACCTGGGTATAAGCAATAATAGGCTGAGTGGCAACATTCCATTGTCCTTTGCAAACACGTCTTCTCTTTATTTCCTTTTCTTAAATAACAATAATTTGCAAGGTGAAACTTTCCTCAGTACTATTTGTATGCTCACAAGCCTTAGAGCTGTTGAACTTAGTTACAACCATCTGAATGGAAGCTTACCATCTTGTATCGCTAGTCTTCCTTCTCTAACTTATCTATTTCTTTCTAAGAATCACTTGAGTGGTAATATCCCAGATTCTTTAGGCAATATTTCCTCGCTCACTAATTTTGATGTTTCTTATAATGCTTTAAGTGGTTCTGTTCCAGCTTCCTTGGGTGGTCTCTATTCACTTGAAACCTTGGACCTGTCTTACAACCAGCTGAATGGAACTCTTCCCTCATTTTCAAGGCTCTCCTCCCTTTATTACCTGGCTGCTGAGGGGAATGTATTTGCTTCCTCAGCGCTACCCGCATCGCTTAGCACTCTCCATCTCACCTTAGACGGCCATCAGATAATTTCAGAGGCTTTCTTTCACAACCTTAGCAAATTAAAGGACCTGTCCTTGTACAATTGTGAACTTAATATCAGCGCTACCTGGATTCCCCCATTCCAGTTATTCAGCTTATATATAACATCATGTAAGATAGATGGTCAAGTCCCATCATGGATTTCAACTCAGTTCTTACTTGAAGATTTGCAATTAGCTGACAACAATCTTGTTGGAGAAATTCCCTCTTGGCTGATGGATATGAATCTACAATACATCAATCTCACAGAAAATCATCTGCAAGGTCGCCTTTTGCTAAATCATTCAACTTCGAAGAGCTTATATACTCTAGATGTGTCTCACAATGCATTAAGCGGGCAACTACCATCAATTTGGCTTCCCGGTATAGCAATATTGTTGCTCAACCACAATTTCCTAACGGGGAATATTCCAGCAAGCTTACAGTTTAGCTCTTCACTCAATGTATTAGATTTGGCAAATAATCATTTGAGTGGAATCATCCCTCCAAGCTTAGCCAATTGTTCCCAGCTTCAAATGTTGAATCTGGAGGATAATAATTTGGGGGGAATGATTCCATATGAGTTTGGTGAGCTAAGAAAACTGCAATCATTACTGATAAAAAATAACCAGTTGAATGGATCATTCCCTCCCTCCATATCAAACTGCACAGAATTATATTTTCTAGATGTTGGGCAAAATCTATTGAAAGGCCATATTCCAAAGTCAATTGGAAACCTTTCAAGGCTGAAAGTGTTAGCAATGAGGAAGAATAATTTTGAAGGGAGTATTCCTGCTGAAATTGGGCAGCTGAAGCACCTCCAGATCTTGGACCTTTCTTCAAATCGCCTCTCAGGATCTATACCACGTAGCATTTTCAGTTTACAAGCAATGATATCAGAACCACACCGGGAATTCAGCATGATGTAG